GCCGAGTTGTCGCCGCACACCACGGCCCAGAAGCTCGCCGTCATGTTGTCGGACGGCACCTCGGCGGCATCGGAGACGCCTGAAGTCCCGGTCCCCTCGGATCCGGCGAACGCCGCGAGCTTCTTCGCGGAGGCGGGCTCGCCGGCCGCGGCCTTCTTCAGCTCCACGAACCCCTCGGTGGCGTACTTTGGGCTGAAGACCGCCCCGCGCATACCGCTCCGGATGTCATCACCATTGATCGGCTGCCCGTCCAGCTCGATGGGCTTCTCGTCGGCCTGCGCGACCAGGTCCCAGAAGGTCCGGTCGACCTGCTTCGGGGTGTCACCGAGGCCGTACTTGTCTGAACGCTCGGCGGCCCACGCAGTCCACCGGTCGAACGCGGGCTCGGCGCCCTCCGCCCACCACTGGATCATCCCTCGCCAGGCGCGCGCCGGATCGACCGCGCTGTCCAGCACGAACCGGTCGGCCCGGTCCGGGAAGAGCTGGGTGTAGACGGCGCCCAGGTAGGTGCCGTACGAGTAACCCACATACGAGATCTTCTTCTCACCGAGGATCGCCCGGAGCAGATCCATGTCGCGTGCGGTGTTGCGCGTGGTGATGTGCGGGAGCACGTCGCCCGCTTTCTCCTTGCACTTGTTCGCGACATCGCGTGCCCAGGCGACGTCCTTGTCGAACGTCTCCTCCTTGTACGGCCGCAGCCAGTTCTCCTCCTCCGGATCCAGATCGCAGGAAACCGGGCTGCTCTGTCCCACACCGCGCGGGTCGAAGCCGATGAGGTCGTACTTCTGCTGTGCGGACTCGGGGAGGCTCTCCTGCATCCCCAGCGGCATGTAGAGCCCCTGTCCCCCCGGGCCGCCGGGGTTGGAGAACAGGACACCGTGCCGCTTGTCGGGCGCGGTGCTCTTGATCCGGGATATGGCTAAGTCGATCCGCTTGCCCCAGGGAACCCGGTAGTCCAGCGGAACCTTGATCGTGGCGCACTCGAACTCCGCCGGAGAGGCGGCCTCGCACCGCTTCCACTGCGGCTTCTGCTTCACATACCGGTTCAGCGCGCCCGTGGCGGCGGACGAGGAGACGGTCGACGGGGTGGCGGCCGGAGCGGCGGTGGCCGTCGAGGTGGCGAGCGCGGGAGCCAGCGTTGCCATGACACTCACGGCCAACAGGGGTGCGAGACGTCGTCTGCGCATGATATCGATCCTTCCGGTCGAACGTTCGGACAGGAAAGATCTTTCAGGAACCGGCCACGCATGCGGATCCCTCGCCGGGCTGCATCTCTCCTCCACCCTGGGGATGACACAACAGCCTTGGGTGGTCCCGGAGTTGTAGGAGAGGAAGCTCTCTCAGCGATCCGCCAGCCGATCGGGTGCCACCCGGGCGACCCTGAGAATTCGGCCCCCGTGCCGAACTTGGTCCTCAGGAAAACAACCGCTCGACCTCGCCCAACCCGCTCGCCGCTACGCCATACCCGGCAACCGCTGTGTCCCCGCATGACACCGTCCTGTAACCCGAGCTGCTCCTGGACGTGCTGTTCGGCATGGCGTGCTCGGGAGGTCGCGGGCGCAGCGCAGCATCCTCACGGTCAGGCGGCACACGACTGCATGCGGCTCAAGGGCGGAGCCTGGTTGAGCTCGTCGAAGTCGGCGGACCGCAGCTTCGGCGTGTACGCGGCGGTCACTTCATCAAAGCCGATGCCGAGGACGTGGGACGAGTTGCCCAGCCGA
The sequence above is drawn from the Streptomyces sp. NBC_01591 genome and encodes:
- a CDS encoding alpha/beta hydrolase, whose translation is MRRRRLAPLLAVSVMATLAPALATSTATAAPAATPSTVSSSAATGALNRYVKQKPQWKRCEAASPAEFECATIKVPLDYRVPWGKRIDLAISRIKSTAPDKRHGVLFSNPGGPGGQGLYMPLGMQESLPESAQQKYDLIGFDPRGVGQSSPVSCDLDPEEENWLRPYKEETFDKDVAWARDVANKCKEKAGDVLPHITTRNTARDMDLLRAILGEKKISYVGYSYGTYLGAVYTQLFPDRADRFVLDSAVDPARAWRGMIQWWAEGAEPAFDRWTAWAAERSDKYGLGDTPKQVDRTFWDLVAQADEKPIELDGQPINGDDIRSGMRGAVFSPKYATEGFVELKKAAAGEPASAKKLAAFAGSEGTGTSGVSDAAEVPSDNMTASFWAVVCGDNSAAWSRDPESYRQDAIEDKGRYPLYGDFASSIKPCAFWDKSLEPATKVNNKVGSLVVQNEWDSQTPLPSGQALHADLKGSKMVTVLGGEGHGVYPNGNACTDGTVTAYLLTGKLPAKDVTCKATADSNAEARKNQKRDVLPGSPLPERAPDRF